In the Agrococcus sp. Marseille-Q4369 genome, one interval contains:
- a CDS encoding M23 family metallopeptidase: MVTTLPAQAMQAPDRLDPQVASIEPESQELAPIDAEGETVFTRDDIIVTDPVAAATISDDELARYQSVADAEPRGSSYGGDPALPDVWSMLQTDYVQSPFPGLAQLRITSPFGNRAGGFHGGTDIAPGLGTEIRPIANGVVSEVWQGDNPGGGGYVVFIDHNIDGQFVQSWYAHMVPGSIQVEVGQVVDVTTVIGQVGNSGRSTGPHLHLELKNADYVSFDPILWLQTRELSLERP, translated from the coding sequence GTGGTGACGACGCTCCCGGCGCAAGCGATGCAGGCGCCCGACCGGCTCGATCCCCAGGTGGCATCGATCGAGCCGGAGTCGCAAGAGCTCGCACCGATCGATGCCGAGGGCGAGACCGTGTTCACGCGCGACGACATCATCGTCACCGATCCCGTCGCGGCCGCCACGATCTCCGACGACGAGCTCGCGCGGTACCAGTCGGTGGCCGATGCAGAGCCCCGCGGATCCTCCTACGGTGGCGACCCGGCGCTGCCCGACGTCTGGAGCATGCTCCAAACGGATTACGTGCAGAGCCCGTTCCCGGGCCTCGCGCAGCTGCGGATCACGAGCCCGTTCGGCAACCGGGCCGGTGGATTCCACGGAGGCACCGACATCGCGCCGGGACTCGGCACCGAGATCCGACCGATCGCGAACGGCGTCGTCTCCGAGGTCTGGCAGGGCGACAACCCCGGTGGCGGCGGATACGTCGTCTTCATCGATCACAACATCGACGGCCAGTTCGTGCAGTCCTGGTACGCGCACATGGTGCCCGGCTCGATCCAGGTCGAAGTGGGTCAGGTCGTCGACGTCACGACCGTCATCGGCCAGGTCGGGAACTCCGGCCGCTCCACCGGTCCCCATCTGCACCTCGAGCTGAAGAACGCGGACTACGTCTCCTTCGACCCGATCCTGTGGCTGCAGACTCGAGAGCTCAGCCTCGAGCGGCCCTGA
- a CDS encoding cytochrome c biogenesis protein ResB — translation MRTAIVLLLLLALAAIPGSLVPQRSSDPNGVIQVRSDNPGLVWLYDALSLHDVYTSPWFSAIYILLFTSLVGCVIPRLVHHSKAMRAAPPKTPARLSRLVGFQTAPGTADDLDRAERMLRRLGYRTARYGQSVSAERGYLRETGNLLFHTSLLAMILVMGVGSGFGYEGQRLLVEGRGFANTLSSYDTFSAGQWFDDGSLEPFAVRLDDLEVEYETENRHAVGAPLDFTARVAVSEPSGERPAQIKVNEPLSVAGADLYLISNGYAPRISVRDPDGNVVYDEYTPFLAQDDLMTSLGVMKLPDGLRQQLGLRGFFYPTAVELSSGALASGYTDVLNPVLSLQAFTGDLGLDAGIPRSVYSLATDEMTQIAGGDSGAESLILVPGQSLELPGGLGTIAFEDVLRYGVIELHVDHTQTAVLWITIALILSLLASLLIPRRRMWVKATDAGLELAGLARGEDPMLERAVDALAVRLRDRAAATHPPGERITT, via the coding sequence ATGAGGACCGCGATCGTCCTCCTGCTGCTGCTGGCACTCGCCGCGATCCCGGGCAGCCTCGTGCCTCAGCGATCGAGCGACCCGAACGGAGTCATCCAGGTCCGCTCCGACAATCCGGGGCTCGTCTGGCTGTACGACGCGCTCTCGTTGCACGACGTCTACACGAGCCCGTGGTTCTCGGCCATCTACATCCTGCTGTTCACGTCGTTGGTGGGATGCGTCATCCCCCGGCTCGTGCACCACTCGAAGGCCATGCGAGCCGCACCGCCGAAGACGCCCGCGCGACTGTCGCGGCTCGTCGGCTTCCAGACCGCGCCGGGGACCGCGGACGATCTAGATCGCGCGGAGCGCATGCTGCGGCGCCTTGGGTACCGCACCGCGCGATACGGGCAGAGCGTCTCTGCTGAGCGCGGCTACCTCCGCGAGACCGGCAACCTGCTGTTCCACACATCGCTGCTCGCGATGATCCTCGTCATGGGCGTCGGCTCAGGCTTCGGCTACGAGGGGCAGCGCCTCCTCGTCGAGGGTCGCGGCTTCGCGAACACGCTCTCGAGCTACGACACCTTCTCGGCTGGGCAGTGGTTCGACGACGGCTCGCTGGAGCCGTTCGCCGTCCGTCTCGACGACCTCGAGGTGGAGTACGAGACCGAGAACCGTCACGCGGTGGGCGCTCCGCTCGACTTCACCGCGCGAGTCGCCGTCAGCGAGCCGAGCGGTGAGCGGCCCGCCCAGATCAAGGTCAACGAGCCGCTCTCCGTCGCAGGCGCCGATCTCTACCTGATCTCGAACGGCTACGCGCCCCGCATCTCGGTGCGCGACCCCGACGGGAACGTCGTCTACGACGAGTACACGCCCTTCCTCGCCCAGGACGACCTGATGACGAGCCTCGGCGTGATGAAGCTGCCCGACGGCCTGCGGCAGCAGCTCGGGTTGCGCGGGTTCTTCTACCCGACAGCCGTGGAGCTGAGCAGCGGAGCACTCGCCTCCGGCTACACCGACGTGCTGAATCCGGTGCTCTCCCTGCAGGCGTTCACGGGAGACCTGGGACTCGATGCAGGCATCCCGCGCTCGGTCTACTCGCTCGCGACGGACGAGATGACGCAGATCGCCGGTGGCGACTCGGGAGCGGAATCCCTGATCCTCGTGCCCGGCCAATCGCTCGAGCTCCCCGGCGGGCTCGGCACGATCGCGTTCGAGGACGTCCTGCGGTACGGGGTCATCGAATTGCACGTCGACCACACGCAGACCGCGGTGCTCTGGATCACGATCGCGCTCATCCTCTCGCTGCTCGCATCGCTGCTCATCCCACGTCGCCGGATGTGGGTCAAGGCGACCGATGCGGGACTCGAGCTGGCAGGACTCGCGCGCGGAGAGGACCCGATGCTCGAGCGCGCGGTGGACGCCCTCGCGGTCCGCCTGCGTGACCGGGCCGCAGCGACGCATCCACCCGGAGAGAGGATCACGACGTGA
- a CDS encoding heavy metal-associated domain-containing protein: protein MSSSEFKVTGMTCGHCEVAIRGEVEQVAGVENVQVSAQTGRLVVTGSQSIDDAAILAAVDEAGYEAAPLR from the coding sequence GTGAGCAGCTCCGAGTTCAAGGTCACCGGCATGACCTGCGGCCACTGCGAGGTCGCGATCCGTGGGGAAGTCGAGCAGGTCGCGGGGGTCGAGAACGTCCAGGTAAGTGCGCAGACCGGCCGGCTGGTGGTCACCGGCTCGCAGTCCATCGACGACGCAGCGATCCTCGCCGCGGTCGACGAGGCCGGCTATGAGGCAGCCCCGCTGCGATGA
- a CDS encoding heavy metal translocating P-type ATPase, with amino-acid sequence MTDLQPTAADSSVELEIGGMTCASCAMRIEKKLNKLEGVTATVNYATEKAKVSAPADFDPAVLIAEVEKTGYTAALPTPEQPAASDDDGETPDAELMSLRHRLIGSVVLTVPVIAMAMLPVLQFTYWQWLSLALAAPVIVWGAWPFHKAAWTNLRHGAATMDTLISMGTSAALLWSVYALFFGTAGIPGMTHPFELTVAPSDGAANIYLEVGAGVTMFILAGRYFEKRSKRQAGAALRALLDLGAKDVAVLRDGVEIRIPTRDLVVGDEFVVRPGEKIATDGTIISGTSAVDASMLTGESVPVEVGEGDTVTGATVNAGGRLVVRATRVGSDTQLAQMAKLVEDAQSGKAEVQRLADKISGIFVPIVIVIAVGTLGAWLGAGFPAAAAFTAAVAVLIIACPCALGLATPTALLVGTGRGAQMGILIKGPEVLESTRRIDTIVLDKTGTVTAGKMTLTDVHTAVGTDRSELLRLAGALEDASEHPIAQAIAKAATQELGALSTPEGFTNIEGKGVQGVVDGHAVIVGRPSLLADWSMHLPADLAEAKDAAEQQGKTAIAAGWDGQARGVLVVADTVRPTSAAAVAQFKRLELTPVLLTGDNQAVAERIAAEVGITSVIAEVLPQDKVDVITQLQREGKSVAMVGDGVNDAAALAQADLGLAMGTGTDAAIEASDLTLVRADLRSAADAIRLSRKTLATIKGNLFWAFAYNVAAIPLAALGLLNPMLAGAAMAFSSVFVVGNSLRLRRFKSEAVDPTPTATTEPEPAARSAAVTTHH; translated from the coding sequence ATGACCGACTTGCAGCCGACGGCCGCGGATTCCAGCGTGGAGCTGGAGATCGGCGGGATGACATGCGCGTCCTGCGCGATGCGGATCGAGAAGAAGCTGAACAAGCTCGAGGGTGTCACCGCGACCGTGAACTACGCGACGGAGAAGGCGAAGGTCTCGGCGCCCGCCGACTTCGACCCTGCGGTGCTGATCGCAGAGGTGGAGAAGACCGGCTACACCGCAGCGCTTCCCACCCCTGAGCAGCCCGCCGCGTCAGACGACGACGGCGAGACGCCGGATGCGGAGCTGATGAGCCTGCGGCACCGGCTGATCGGGTCGGTTGTGCTCACCGTCCCGGTGATCGCGATGGCGATGCTGCCGGTGCTGCAGTTCACTTACTGGCAGTGGCTGTCGCTCGCGCTGGCGGCGCCGGTCATCGTGTGGGGAGCATGGCCGTTCCACAAGGCGGCGTGGACGAACCTGCGGCACGGAGCCGCGACGATGGACACGCTCATCTCGATGGGGACGAGCGCCGCACTGCTGTGGTCGGTCTACGCCTTGTTCTTCGGCACCGCGGGCATACCCGGCATGACGCACCCGTTCGAGCTCACCGTCGCACCCAGTGATGGTGCCGCGAATATCTACCTCGAGGTCGGCGCGGGGGTGACGATGTTCATCCTGGCTGGCCGCTACTTCGAGAAGCGCTCGAAGCGGCAGGCCGGCGCCGCGCTGCGCGCGCTGCTCGACCTGGGCGCGAAGGACGTCGCAGTGCTCCGCGATGGCGTGGAGATCCGGATCCCGACCAGGGATCTCGTGGTCGGCGACGAGTTCGTCGTCCGGCCGGGCGAGAAGATCGCCACCGATGGCACCATCATCTCCGGCACGTCGGCCGTCGATGCCTCCATGCTGACCGGCGAATCCGTGCCTGTCGAGGTCGGGGAGGGCGACACCGTCACGGGAGCCACCGTCAACGCCGGCGGCCGACTCGTCGTGCGCGCGACGCGCGTCGGCTCCGACACGCAGCTGGCCCAGATGGCGAAGCTCGTGGAGGACGCGCAGTCCGGGAAGGCCGAGGTGCAGCGCCTGGCCGACAAGATCTCCGGCATCTTCGTGCCGATCGTGATCGTCATCGCCGTGGGCACACTGGGCGCCTGGCTCGGGGCGGGGTTCCCCGCGGCGGCCGCCTTCACCGCCGCCGTCGCCGTGCTCATCATCGCCTGCCCATGTGCCCTCGGGCTCGCGACCCCGACCGCGCTGCTGGTCGGGACCGGCCGCGGCGCGCAGATGGGGATCCTCATCAAGGGACCCGAAGTGCTCGAGTCCACGCGCCGCATCGACACCATCGTGCTCGACAAGACCGGCACCGTGACCGCGGGCAAGATGACGCTCACCGATGTGCACACCGCCGTCGGCACCGACCGGAGCGAGCTGCTGCGTCTCGCCGGCGCGCTGGAGGACGCCTCCGAGCACCCGATCGCGCAGGCCATCGCGAAGGCCGCCACGCAGGAGCTCGGCGCACTGTCCACCCCGGAAGGCTTCACGAACATCGAGGGCAAGGGCGTGCAGGGCGTCGTCGATGGACATGCGGTGATCGTCGGACGCCCCTCGCTGCTAGCCGACTGGTCCATGCATCTGCCTGCCGATCTCGCTGAGGCGAAGGACGCCGCCGAGCAGCAGGGGAAGACCGCGATCGCCGCCGGCTGGGACGGTCAGGCGCGCGGCGTGCTGGTCGTCGCAGACACCGTCAGGCCGACGAGCGCGGCCGCCGTGGCGCAGTTCAAGCGCCTCGAGCTCACGCCGGTGCTGCTCACCGGCGACAACCAGGCGGTCGCCGAGCGGATCGCGGCCGAGGTCGGCATCACCTCGGTGATCGCGGAGGTGCTGCCGCAGGACAAGGTCGACGTCATCACGCAGCTGCAGCGAGAGGGCAAGTCCGTCGCGATGGTCGGCGATGGCGTCAATGACGCCGCTGCCCTCGCCCAGGCCGACCTCGGTCTCGCGATGGGCACCGGTACCGATGCCGCGATCGAAGCATCCGACCTCACGCTCGTCCGCGCCGACCTGCGCAGCGCCGCCGACGCCATCCGGCTCTCCCGGAAGACGCTCGCCACCATCAAGGGCAACCTGTTCTGGGCCTTCGCCTACAACGTCGCGGCGATCCCGCTCGCGGCGCTCGGCCTGCTCAACCCCATGCTCGCCGGCGCGGCGATGGCGTTCTCCAGCGTCTTCGTCGTCGGCAACAGCCTCCGCCTCCGCCGCTTCAAGAGCGAGGCGGTGGACCCCACACCGACAGCCACGACCGAGCCGGAGCCTGCAGCTCGGTCGGCAGCCGTCACCACCCATCACTGA
- a CDS encoding heavy-metal-associated domain-containing protein produces the protein MLAFGATFTIAGALAPDDAVESWSHGSRAGHGDPAAGVATPSRAPQQAQEEGVTGTTIARSGFTIGPIEAPAATGETGSLSFQILDRVGEPLTEFETAHGKDLHLITVRADGSEYRHVHPELDRTTGTWSLPWGWDSAGSYRVYADFVTADSTAVTLSRMVDVAGTLEPQPAAAVSKRDTVDGFDVTITGELAAGGASDLSVEVTRDGDPVTDLEPYLGAFGHLVALRQGDLAYLHVHAHGDEPQPGDVAGPEVAFTAETPTVGRYLLYLDFQVDGQVHTAQFVLDAIASTDTAVATEEPVGTDGPEDTDGDAEHDEH, from the coding sequence GTGCTCGCCTTCGGTGCGACGTTCACCATCGCCGGCGCATTGGCTCCCGATGACGCTGTCGAGAGCTGGTCACACGGCAGCCGGGCCGGTCACGGTGATCCAGCCGCCGGTGTGGCGACACCGTCGCGAGCCCCGCAGCAAGCGCAGGAGGAGGGCGTGACCGGCACGACCATTGCCCGATCGGGCTTCACGATCGGGCCGATCGAAGCGCCTGCGGCGACGGGCGAGACGGGCTCGCTCTCGTTCCAGATCCTCGACCGCGTCGGCGAACCGCTGACCGAGTTCGAGACCGCTCACGGGAAGGACCTGCATCTGATCACGGTCCGCGCCGACGGCAGCGAGTACCGTCACGTGCATCCGGAGCTCGATCGGACGACGGGGACCTGGTCGTTGCCGTGGGGCTGGGACAGCGCTGGCAGCTATCGGGTGTACGCGGACTTCGTCACCGCTGACAGCACAGCCGTCACGCTCTCCCGCATGGTCGACGTCGCAGGCACCCTCGAGCCGCAGCCTGCGGCCGCCGTCAGCAAGCGCGACACCGTCGACGGCTTCGACGTGACGATCACCGGCGAGCTCGCGGCGGGCGGTGCGAGCGACCTGAGCGTCGAAGTGACCCGAGACGGTGATCCCGTCACCGACCTCGAACCGTATCTCGGAGCGTTTGGCCATCTGGTGGCGCTCCGCCAGGGCGACCTCGCCTATCTGCACGTGCATGCCCACGGCGACGAGCCGCAGCCCGGGGATGTCGCGGGCCCGGAGGTGGCGTTCACCGCAGAGACGCCGACCGTCGGCCGGTATCTGCTGTATCTCGATTTCCAGGTCGATGGACAGGTGCACACTGCGCAGTTCGTGCTCGACGCGATCGCTTCGACGGACACCGCGGTCGCCACGGAGGAACCCGTTGGCACTGATGGTCCGGAAGACACCGACGGCGACGCTGAGCACGACGAGCACTGA
- a CDS encoding TlpA disulfide reductase family protein codes for MLGSIRRGLVAVGAAAALLLSGCAEGPAGQAGDAGYIAGDGIVTEIPLDERTKPGSFSGPVATGGEFDSAELDGVALVNFWYAACPPCRVEAPVLAELHAEYGDQVDFIGINVRDGGAQATAFEEEFAIEYPSVLDDVSAQGQLAFAGVVAPNAVPSTIILDAEGRVAARVSGAVSDTSILSTLLREELER; via the coding sequence ATGCTGGGTTCGATTCGTCGGGGTCTTGTCGCGGTCGGCGCAGCCGCCGCGCTGCTGCTCAGCGGCTGCGCGGAAGGGCCCGCGGGGCAAGCGGGCGACGCGGGCTACATCGCGGGCGACGGCATCGTCACGGAGATCCCGCTCGACGAGCGCACGAAGCCCGGATCGTTCAGCGGGCCGGTCGCGACCGGCGGCGAGTTCGACTCGGCGGAGCTCGACGGGGTCGCGCTCGTGAACTTCTGGTACGCCGCCTGTCCGCCCTGCCGCGTGGAGGCTCCCGTGCTGGCTGAGCTCCACGCCGAGTACGGCGACCAGGTGGACTTCATCGGCATCAACGTCCGGGACGGCGGCGCGCAGGCGACGGCGTTCGAGGAGGAGTTCGCGATCGAGTACCCGTCGGTCCTCGACGACGTCTCCGCGCAGGGTCAGCTCGCGTTCGCAGGCGTCGTGGCCCCCAACGCGGTCCCGTCGACGATCATCCTCGACGCCGAGGGGCGCGTCGCCGCGCGCGTCTCGGGCGCGGTCAGCGACACCAGCATCCTGTCGACGCTGCTGCGGGAGGAGCTCGAGCGATGA
- a CDS encoding cytochrome c biogenesis CcdA family protein has protein sequence MIQMLAQRALDPAAAVLSGELLLSVPVALLAGIVSFASPCILPLVPGYLGLMGSLVGEDGGRGRLLAGVALFVGGFSAVFVLGTALVGAVSSFLLVWSSLLVRVLGVLLIVLGLVFVGQMRFLQRVWKPQQLKAGGMWTAPLVGVIFALGWTPCSGPTLAAISALTVTTGSAGQGAVLGLAYALGLGIPFLLLAAGLGWMGSTIAWMRRHVRAINIAGGAMLILIGLLMVTGVWDLIMNEMQGWIASYATII, from the coding sequence ATGATCCAGATGCTCGCGCAGCGAGCGCTCGACCCCGCCGCGGCGGTGCTGAGCGGCGAGCTGCTGCTCTCCGTGCCGGTGGCCCTGCTGGCCGGCATCGTGTCGTTCGCCAGCCCGTGCATCCTCCCGCTCGTGCCGGGCTACCTCGGCCTGATGGGATCGCTCGTCGGGGAGGACGGCGGGCGCGGTCGGCTCCTCGCGGGCGTGGCGCTGTTCGTCGGCGGCTTCTCCGCGGTGTTCGTGCTCGGCACCGCGCTCGTCGGTGCGGTGAGCTCGTTCCTCCTCGTGTGGTCCTCGCTGCTCGTCCGCGTGCTCGGCGTGCTGCTCATCGTGCTGGGGCTGGTGTTCGTCGGTCAGATGCGCTTCCTGCAGCGCGTCTGGAAGCCGCAGCAGCTGAAGGCGGGCGGCATGTGGACGGCGCCGCTCGTCGGCGTGATCTTCGCGCTCGGGTGGACCCCCTGCTCCGGCCCGACGCTCGCCGCGATCAGCGCCCTCACGGTCACGACGGGCAGCGCGGGGCAAGGGGCCGTGCTGGGACTCGCGTACGCGCTGGGCCTCGGCATCCCGTTCCTGCTGCTCGCGGCCGGACTCGGGTGGATGGGCTCCACGATCGCGTGGATGCGACGCCACGTGCGAGCGATCAACATCGCGGGGGGCGCGATGCTGATCCTCATCGGCCTGCTGATGGTCACGGGCGTCTGGGACCTCATCATGAACGAGATGCAAGGGTGGATCGCCTCGTATGCCACGATCATCTGA
- a CDS encoding DUF305 domain-containing protein, whose protein sequence is MPCASELRTDHAPPLKEMQDMTMKFRALALSAVAIPLVLTGCATSSNPAPSSEPTTPSASATAQAAFNQADIVFASGMIVHHQQAINMSEMVLAKDDVDQGVLELAERIRAAQQPEIETLEAMLAEWGVDSSEHAGMDHGGDSGMMSESDMALLEEAPGPEASRLFLEQMIMHHEGAVEMARTEVTDGQDAEAVEMAERIIADQSSEIAEMESMLSEL, encoded by the coding sequence TTGCCCTGTGCATCCGAGCTCCGAACCGACCATGCTCCACCACTGAAAGAGATGCAAGACATGACCATGAAGTTCCGCGCGCTCGCACTGAGCGCCGTCGCGATCCCGCTGGTGCTCACCGGCTGCGCGACCAGCAGCAACCCGGCTCCGAGCAGCGAGCCGACGACCCCTTCCGCCTCCGCGACGGCGCAGGCGGCCTTCAACCAGGCCGACATCGTGTTCGCGAGCGGCATGATCGTGCACCACCAGCAGGCGATCAACATGTCAGAGATGGTGCTGGCGAAGGACGATGTCGATCAGGGCGTCCTCGAGCTGGCAGAGCGGATCCGAGCCGCGCAGCAGCCGGAGATCGAGACGCTCGAGGCGATGCTCGCCGAATGGGGAGTGGATTCGTCTGAGCACGCCGGCATGGATCACGGCGGTGACAGCGGGATGATGTCGGAATCCGACATGGCACTGCTGGAGGAAGCCCCGGGGCCCGAGGCGTCGCGGCTCTTCCTCGAGCAGATGATCATGCACCACGAGGGCGCCGTGGAGATGGCGCGCACCGAGGTGACCGACGGCCAGGACGCCGAGGCGGTCGAGATGGCCGAGCGGATCATCGCCGACCAGTCCTCCGAGATCGCCGAGATGGAGTCGATGCTCTCCGAGCTTTGA
- a CDS encoding four-helix bundle copper-binding protein, giving the protein MTHHVEAMLDTYPSDLGGIDKQALAACIEACFECAQTCTACADACLAEDMVAELTKCIRINLDCADVCETTGRVLSRQTGSDAAVIRALLEACRAACKACADECEQHAQMHEHCRVCAEACRRCERACADLLAALG; this is encoded by the coding sequence ATGACTCACCACGTAGAAGCGATGCTCGACACCTACCCGAGCGATCTCGGCGGCATCGACAAGCAAGCGCTCGCAGCCTGCATCGAGGCGTGCTTCGAGTGCGCACAGACATGCACGGCATGTGCTGACGCCTGCTTGGCGGAGGACATGGTCGCTGAGCTCACCAAGTGCATCCGGATCAACCTCGACTGCGCTGACGTATGTGAGACGACGGGCCGAGTGCTCTCGCGTCAGACCGGTTCCGACGCAGCCGTCATCCGCGCGCTCCTGGAGGCATGCCGGGCGGCGTGCAAGGCTTGCGCGGATGAGTGCGAGCAGCACGCGCAGATGCACGAGCACTGCCGCGTGTGCGCGGAGGCGTGCCGACGCTGTGAGCGCGCGTGCGCCGATCTCTTGGCCGCGCTCGGCTGA
- a CDS encoding DUF305 domain-containing protein: MKHDDEHQHERGGHVEDKHQSSTGAKAYLRFAAMILTGMVIMYGAMYAGSWEWGDVRWSESRLFMALTMGGAMALVMLAWMLRMYKNPKGNIAVIAVSVLLLGGGIVLDRTQATVDDTDFMSAMIPHHSLAITRSERAGIEDVRVCELAVEISEAQRREIFEMDWLIGDIETNGVASTQEEAEARPVPAYEEPAERQCAS, encoded by the coding sequence ATGAAGCACGACGATGAGCACCAGCATGAGCGAGGAGGTCACGTCGAGGACAAGCATCAGTCCAGCACCGGTGCGAAGGCATACCTCCGCTTCGCCGCCATGATCCTTACCGGCATGGTCATCATGTACGGGGCGATGTACGCCGGCTCCTGGGAGTGGGGCGACGTCCGCTGGAGCGAGAGCCGCCTGTTCATGGCATTGACCATGGGCGGCGCGATGGCGCTCGTCATGCTCGCGTGGATGCTGCGGATGTACAAGAACCCGAAGGGCAACATCGCGGTGATCGCGGTCAGCGTGCTGCTGCTCGGGGGTGGCATCGTCCTCGACCGCACGCAGGCCACGGTCGATGACACTGATTTCATGAGCGCGATGATCCCGCACCACTCCCTTGCCATCACGCGCTCCGAGCGCGCCGGCATCGAAGACGTGCGGGTGTGCGAGCTGGCGGTCGAGATCAGCGAGGCGCAGCGGCGGGAGATCTTCGAGATGGACTGGCTCATCGGAGACATCGAGACCAATGGCGTGGCGAGCACGCAGGAAGAGGCCGAGGCTCGTCCCGTGCCGGCATATGAGGAGCCGGCAGAGCGCCAGTGCGCGAGCTGA
- a CDS encoding DUF6153 family protein: MDALRSMTMPAPIRARTMLAMAVAVAAVIAGLLAMHVLGGGSHHSPHASAPAVVHTTAAAEQPAPVGLDCGMVACDELGLMVVTCVIALLAVVALLPLARVRWTIRAGAPPLRATAAAARAVPGPSLILLSISRT, translated from the coding sequence ATGGATGCCTTGCGCAGCATGACCATGCCCGCTCCGATCCGAGCCCGCACGATGCTCGCCATGGCCGTCGCCGTGGCCGCGGTCATCGCGGGCCTCCTGGCCATGCACGTGCTCGGCGGTGGATCGCACCATTCCCCGCACGCGAGCGCGCCCGCGGTCGTGCACACGACGGCGGCGGCAGAACAACCTGCTCCCGTCGGGCTCGATTGCGGCATGGTGGCATGCGATGAGCTCGGTCTGATGGTGGTGACTTGCGTCATCGCCCTACTGGCCGTCGTGGCGCTACTTCCGCTGGCCCGCGTTCGATGGACGATCCGGGCTGGCGCGCCGCCTCTGCGAGCGACTGCTGCTGCAGCTCGTGCAGTGCCGGGACCGTCCCTCATCCTGCTCTCGATCAGTCGGACATGA
- a CDS encoding NAD(P)/FAD-dependent oxidoreductase → MMSMLEPDVLIVGAGAAGHSAAVMLRDLGFAGSVHVVHGEPHPPYNRTLVDKGILPGLLTVGQAALKDLSPLGVELEHGRATAVDAGRCAVRLQDGRTPTYRALLLAMGSTPRPLLDRERTGVFQLQSPDDAMRIRDHVGGDPTGRTVTVLGAGLVGSEVASYFATAGADLHLVARSDVPLARVLGRPIATRLSDLHAEHVTTHFGRAVIVLQPSGSRTRVRLDDGSELRSELVIVAQGTVPDTSWASSDAEGIRVDDRLRSITIPRAYAAGAASAHTMPDGTLRRIDHWDDAVAQGAHAARTIMHDLGEGEDPGPYRPASGFSLQVHGLSIMGVGAAAPDPVIDTASSPDGSLITTFRDRQGNLTGAVGLSTAPEILAIKTQLAGGR, encoded by the coding sequence ATGATGTCGATGCTCGAGCCTGACGTGCTGATCGTTGGAGCCGGGGCCGCCGGTCACTCGGCAGCGGTGATGTTGCGCGACCTCGGCTTCGCCGGCTCTGTGCACGTCGTCCATGGCGAGCCGCATCCGCCATACAACCGCACCCTGGTCGACAAGGGGATCTTGCCCGGCCTGCTCACCGTGGGACAGGCTGCGCTCAAGGATCTGTCACCGCTCGGTGTCGAGCTCGAGCACGGGCGCGCAACCGCAGTTGACGCAGGTCGGTGCGCCGTCCGCCTGCAGGACGGCCGGACGCCGACCTACCGCGCCCTGCTGCTCGCGATGGGAAGCACGCCACGACCGCTCCTCGACCGCGAACGGACAGGCGTCTTCCAACTGCAGAGCCCGGACGACGCCATGCGGATCCGCGACCACGTCGGCGGCGATCCAACCGGGCGCACCGTGACGGTGCTCGGCGCCGGGCTGGTGGGGTCGGAGGTCGCGAGCTACTTCGCCACGGCAGGAGCCGACCTGCATCTGGTGGCGCGATCCGACGTGCCACTCGCGCGCGTGCTCGGGCGCCCGATCGCGACGCGGCTCAGCGACCTGCACGCCGAGCACGTCACCACGCACTTCGGCCGTGCCGTGATCGTCCTGCAGCCGTCGGGGTCGCGAACCCGCGTGCGGCTCGACGATGGCAGCGAGCTGCGCTCTGAACTGGTGATCGTGGCCCAGGGGACAGTGCCCGATACGTCATGGGCGTCCAGCGACGCCGAGGGCATCAGGGTCGACGACCGCCTGCGGTCGATCACGATCCCCCGGGCGTACGCGGCCGGCGCGGCCTCGGCGCACACGATGCCGGACGGCACATTGCGCCGCATCGACCACTGGGACGACGCAGTTGCGCAGGGCGCGCATGCCGCGCGGACGATCATGCACGATCTCGGTGAAGGTGAGGACCCCGGCCCGTATCGCCCGGCATCCGGCTTCAGCTTGCAGGTGCACGGGCTGTCGATCATGGGTGTCGGCGCCGCGGCTCCGGATCCGGTCATCGATACGGCATCGTCCCCTGACGGCAGCCTCATCACGACCTTCCGTGACAGGCAGGGCAATCTGACGGGCGCGGTCGGGCTCTCGACCGCACCCGAGATCCTCGCCATCAAGACCCAGCTCGCGGGCGGCCGGTAG